The following coding sequences are from one Eriocheir sinensis breed Jianghai 21 chromosome 13, ASM2467909v1, whole genome shotgun sequence window:
- the LOC126997854 gene encoding uncharacterized protein LOC126997854, whose product MDLCHTSPPTLSLLRERGAGGGWSSGLTDCEEDQKARCGARKPKVFEMGPLEDPAMEERRQQAIYTRRSRENRKREIAELQREVEALRDIKEQCQEMVANVNRLAQSQQCKIKQLEQSLANARQQLRARDEQLQSNQERLSRMKTHLEMITEGCEENSMVRRMILNLLASNTS is encoded by the exons ATGGATCTCTGCCACACATCGCCGCCCACTCTGAGCCTGCTACGAGAGCGCGGCGCCGGTGGAGGCTGGAGCTCGGGGCTCACTG ACTGCGAGGAGGACCAGAAGGCTCGGTGCGGCGCGAGGAAGCCCAAGGTGTTCGAGATGGGCCCGCTGGAAGACCCTGCCATGGAGGAGCGTCGGCAGCAGGCCATCTACACCAGGAGGAGCCGCGAGAACAGGAAGAG GGAAATAGCGGAACTACAGCGCGAGGTGGAGGCGCTGCGGGATATTAAGGAACAGTGCCAAGAGATGGTTGCGAACGTGAACCGCCTAGCGCAGAGTCAGCAGTGCAAGATTAAGCAGCTGGAGCAGAGTCTTGCCAACGCTCGCCAACAACTGAGGGCGAGGGACGAGCAGCTTCAGAGTAACCAGGAGAGGCTGAGCCGCATGAAAACCCACCTCGAGATGATCACCGAGGGCTGCGAGGAGAACAGCATGGTGCGCCGCATGATCCTCAACCTGCTCGCTAGCAACACCAGCTAG